The following proteins are co-located in the Thermus tengchongensis genome:
- a CDS encoding c-type cytochrome has product MEIGWIETTIGALFATVILTLWLSRGSGWLEPRFWRNAAVVSSLIMTGILVYLTIDSLNQIREGSARVPAYTVINRTIGLKRDYEKRRDIPVVGEEVGFFGKVWSEAEAYALVNKGKMTLQSRNCMDCHTLLGNGAYFAPDLTRAWLDPKWETMVKGMTGKATKEEAMAEWLQHPDRYPTFVRRMPNLGLTDEEAMALVAFLKWMSAIDTNGFPDRFAGVQ; this is encoded by the coding sequence ATGGAGATTGGCTGGATAGAAACCACCATAGGAGCCCTCTTCGCCACCGTAATCCTCACCCTGTGGCTTTCCCGAGGGTCCGGGTGGCTCGAGCCCCGCTTCTGGCGCAACGCCGCCGTGGTTAGTTCCCTCATCATGACCGGGATCCTGGTCTATTTGACCATTGATTCCCTGAACCAGATCCGGGAAGGCTCGGCCCGGGTGCCAGCCTATACCGTGATCAACAGGACCATTGGGCTCAAGCGGGACTACGAGAAGCGGCGGGACATCCCGGTGGTCGGGGAAGAAGTGGGGTTCTTCGGAAAGGTCTGGAGCGAGGCCGAGGCCTACGCCCTGGTCAACAAGGGCAAGATGACCCTGCAAAGCCGTAACTGCATGGACTGCCACACCCTTCTGGGTAACGGGGCCTACTTCGCTCCCGACCTCACCCGCGCCTGGTTGGACCCCAAATGGGAAACCATGGTTAAGGGCATGACCGGTAAGGCCACCAAGGAGGAGGCCATGGCGGAATGGCTTCAACACCCAGACCGGTATCCCACCTTTGTCCGCCGTATGCCCAACCTGGGTCTGACGGATGAGGAGGCCATGGCCTTGGTGGCCTTTTTGAAGTGGATGTCGGCCATCGATACCAACGGCTTCCCCGACCGCTTCGCTGGGGTGCAGTAG
- a CDS encoding cbb3-type cytochrome c oxidase subunit I, whose amino-acid sequence MTQALPQGRLYESQKLALWYFWVALALFGAQILFGLLAAWQYLDPNFLHGKLNFMTNRMLHINAMVVWLLLGFMGGVYWFLPLELGREVVGIRLARFAFFTLIAAVGIVVLVYLLVQYGPGNAFTLWFITEGREYIEAPRWADIGIVAVMAIFLYNVVATALKAQRITGVVAVLMFDLVALAGLYTAGMHYTPNISMDQYFWWWVVHLWVEATWEVLVGSIMAMALMHLLGTPRRIVETWLYLEVALVFGTGILGLGHHYFWIGTPEYWLGLGGFFSALEPIPLVAMVVHAVYDAGVHRMQTVNQPALFWAIAQAFGNFIGAGVWGFMQTLPQINLYSHGTQLAPAHGHLAFFGAYVTAILTVIYMALHQVRRPELPRFDSKLWKWAFVLMVVSIFGMSAAMTVAGFTQTMVERAIGGSTWQAYIDAQQHPWFQNGMVWRFVFGVFFLVSYLVLLWDVLTIGRGEARMAKEVGAHD is encoded by the coding sequence ATGACCCAGGCTTTACCGCAAGGAAGGCTCTACGAGTCCCAGAAACTGGCCCTCTGGTACTTCTGGGTAGCCTTGGCCCTTTTTGGGGCCCAGATCCTTTTCGGTTTGCTGGCGGCCTGGCAGTACCTGGATCCCAATTTTCTTCACGGCAAGCTTAACTTCATGACCAACCGGATGCTCCATATCAACGCCATGGTGGTGTGGCTCCTCTTGGGCTTCATGGGGGGGGTGTACTGGTTCCTGCCCCTGGAGCTCGGGCGGGAGGTGGTGGGCATCCGGCTTGCCCGCTTCGCCTTCTTTACCCTCATCGCTGCGGTGGGCATCGTGGTGTTGGTCTATCTCCTTGTGCAGTACGGGCCGGGCAACGCCTTTACCTTGTGGTTCATCACCGAGGGCCGGGAGTACATAGAAGCCCCCCGCTGGGCGGATATTGGCATCGTGGCGGTGATGGCCATCTTCCTCTACAACGTGGTGGCCACGGCCCTCAAGGCCCAGCGCATCACCGGGGTGGTGGCGGTGTTGATGTTTGACCTGGTGGCCTTGGCTGGGCTCTACACCGCGGGCATGCACTACACTCCCAACATCTCCATGGACCAGTACTTCTGGTGGTGGGTGGTGCACCTTTGGGTGGAGGCCACCTGGGAGGTGTTGGTGGGCTCCATCATGGCCATGGCCCTCATGCACCTCTTGGGCACGCCCCGGCGCATCGTGGAGACCTGGCTTTACCTGGAGGTGGCCTTGGTCTTCGGCACCGGGATCCTGGGCCTTGGGCACCACTACTTCTGGATCGGCACCCCGGAGTACTGGTTGGGTCTGGGCGGATTCTTCAGCGCCCTCGAGCCCATACCCCTGGTGGCCATGGTGGTCCACGCCGTCTACGACGCTGGAGTCCACCGCATGCAGACCGTGAACCAGCCCGCCCTTTTCTGGGCCATCGCCCAAGCTTTCGGGAACTTCATCGGCGCCGGGGTCTGGGGGTTCATGCAGACCCTGCCCCAGATCAACCTGTACTCCCACGGCACCCAGTTGGCCCCGGCCCACGGCCACCTGGCCTTCTTTGGGGCGTACGTTACCGCCATCCTCACGGTGATCTACATGGCCCTTCACCAGGTGCGTCGTCCTGAGCTTCCCCGTTTTGACTCTAAGCTCTGGAAGTGGGCGTTTGTGCTGATGGTGGTGAGCATCTTTGGCATGTCTGCGGCCATGACCGTGGCTGGCTTCACCCAGACCATGGTGGAGCGGGCCATCGGAGGCAGCACCTGGCAGGCTTACATAGACGCCCAGCAGCATCCCTGGTTCCAAAACGGCATGGTCTGGCGCTTCGTCTTTGGGGTCTTCTTCCTGGTCAGCTACCTGGTCCTTCTCTGGGATGTGCTGACCATCGGCAGAGGCGAGGCCAGGATGGCCAAGGAGGTGGGGGCCCATGACTAG
- a CDS encoding nitrite reductase, with product MRLDLLGFLLVGALALAQAPAPLNPVEKEEAAKIYFDRCAGCHGVLRKGATGPALDPKKMAEKGVEYLKAVIFGGLPGGMPDWGRQGILKEKDIELVARFLLEQPPAPPVPTFEEIKKTWKVQVPPEKRPTKPLHNRNWQNFFGQVLRDTGQVAIIDGDKKELVAIVPTGFATHILRSSATGRYFMAIGRDGKASLIDLWMNPPQVVAESKPCVDARSIESSKFRGYEDKYAVVGCYWPPTMVVLDGLTLEPLKMVSTISYAKGAGELVTEARVAAIVASHFNPEWIVNLKESGQTWLVDYSNLHKKGRPLPITMIDTDLFLHDGGWALKRYFIVAANALNKLIVIDTKTREFTAEVEAGVRPHPGRGSNWEHPTYGPVWATGNIGSPEVTVVGVDPERHPQYAWKVVKRISLPYAGTLFIKTHPNSPWVIVDFPMSPSPQAAASLCAIDKRKLEVTKCWEVPKAQELKARMVHPEFNKGGTEIWVSAWGAKDTPTFIVVYDALTLKEKARITGDWVRTPTGKFNVYNTAYDIY from the coding sequence ATGAGGTTAGACCTATTAGGCTTTCTGTTGGTAGGGGCTTTGGCCTTGGCCCAGGCTCCGGCACCCCTAAATCCGGTGGAAAAGGAGGAGGCAGCTAAAATCTACTTTGACCGCTGCGCTGGCTGCCATGGGGTGTTGCGCAAAGGGGCCACGGGACCCGCCCTTGACCCCAAGAAGATGGCGGAAAAGGGAGTGGAGTACCTGAAGGCGGTGATCTTCGGCGGCCTGCCTGGGGGCATGCCCGATTGGGGACGGCAGGGGATTCTTAAGGAAAAGGATATCGAGCTTGTGGCCCGCTTCCTTTTGGAGCAGCCCCCGGCGCCTCCGGTCCCCACCTTTGAGGAGATCAAGAAGACCTGGAAGGTGCAGGTTCCTCCGGAAAAGCGGCCCACCAAACCGCTCCATAACCGCAACTGGCAGAACTTCTTCGGCCAGGTGCTCCGGGACACCGGACAGGTGGCCATCATCGACGGGGACAAGAAGGAACTGGTCGCCATCGTGCCCACGGGTTTCGCCACCCACATCCTGCGCTCCTCGGCCACGGGCCGCTACTTCATGGCCATCGGCCGGGATGGGAAAGCGAGCCTCATCGATCTTTGGATGAACCCGCCCCAGGTGGTGGCCGAGTCCAAGCCCTGCGTGGACGCCCGTTCCATCGAGTCCAGCAAGTTTAGGGGCTACGAGGACAAGTACGCGGTGGTGGGGTGCTACTGGCCGCCCACCATGGTGGTTCTGGATGGCCTGACCCTCGAGCCCCTCAAGATGGTCTCCACCATCTCCTACGCCAAGGGGGCCGGGGAACTGGTGACGGAAGCCCGGGTGGCGGCCATCGTGGCCAGCCACTTTAACCCCGAGTGGATCGTAAACCTCAAGGAGTCGGGCCAGACTTGGCTGGTGGACTACTCCAATCTGCATAAGAAGGGCCGGCCCCTGCCCATCACCATGATCGACACCGACCTTTTCCTGCACGATGGGGGCTGGGCTCTGAAGCGCTACTTCATCGTGGCGGCCAACGCCTTGAACAAGCTGATCGTCATCGATACCAAGACCCGGGAGTTCACCGCTGAGGTGGAGGCGGGGGTCAGGCCCCACCCGGGACGGGGTTCCAACTGGGAGCATCCCACTTACGGGCCGGTTTGGGCTACGGGGAACATCGGCAGCCCCGAGGTGACCGTGGTGGGGGTGGATCCTGAGAGGCATCCCCAGTACGCCTGGAAGGTGGTCAAGCGGATCTCCCTCCCCTACGCCGGCACCCTCTTCATCAAGACCCACCCCAACAGCCCCTGGGTCATCGTGGACTTCCCCATGAGCCCAAGCCCCCAGGCGGCGGCTAGCCTCTGCGCCATAGACAAGCGCAAGCTGGAGGTTACCAAGTGCTGGGAGGTGCCGAAAGCCCAGGAGCTCAAGGCCCGCATGGTGCATCCCGAGTTCAACAAGGGCGGGACCGAGATCTGGGTCTCCGCTTGGGGTGCCAAGGACACCCCCACCTTTATCGTGGTCTACGACGCCCTCACCCTGAAGGAGAAGGCCCGCATCACTGGGGACTGGGTGCGCACCCCTACGGGAAAGTTCAACGTGTACAACACCGCTTACGACATCTACTAG
- a CDS encoding TIGR04053 family radical SAM/SPASM domain-containing protein, with product MTNACLLACRHCRASAMPHPLPGELSTEEGLRLIEEVATYRPRPLLLLTGGDPLARPDLLFLIQRARELGLKVGLTPAATPLLTREKVFQLKEAGVTRLALSLDGASPQSHDAFRGEEGTFARTLAALDWAKEAGLPTQVNTTVTRENWPEIQALPDLLAGKGVVLWSLFFLVPVGRGALLRQLSAREFEEVLHWLYEVSLSYPFHVKTTEAHHFRRVVLEKRRELGAQDRALAAGESLYQEYFQDGMEHSRLGVTDGNGFVFVSATGDVAPSGFLPVYAGNIREKPLLEIYRHSSLFLELRNKDLLKGKCRVCEYRYVCGGSRARAWAETGDYLASEPRCVYVPPAWLEKVGKVPRAGA from the coding sequence GTGACCAACGCCTGTCTCCTCGCCTGCCGTCACTGCCGGGCTTCCGCCATGCCCCACCCCCTGCCCGGGGAGCTTTCCACGGAGGAAGGCTTGAGGCTCATCGAGGAGGTGGCCACTTACCGTCCCAGGCCCCTTTTGCTCCTCACCGGGGGGGACCCCTTGGCCCGTCCCGACCTCCTTTTCCTCATCCAAAGGGCCCGGGAGCTGGGCCTTAAGGTGGGCCTCACCCCGGCGGCCACCCCTCTCCTCACCCGGGAGAAGGTCTTCCAGCTCAAGGAGGCGGGGGTGACCCGGCTGGCCCTTTCCCTGGACGGGGCTAGCCCCCAGAGCCACGACGCCTTTCGGGGAGAGGAGGGCACCTTTGCCCGGACCCTGGCGGCCCTGGACTGGGCCAAGGAGGCGGGGCTTCCTACCCAGGTGAACACCACTGTGACCCGGGAGAACTGGCCGGAGATCCAGGCTTTGCCCGATCTGCTAGCCGGGAAGGGGGTGGTCCTTTGGAGCCTTTTCTTCCTGGTGCCCGTGGGGCGGGGGGCTCTCCTAAGGCAGCTTTCTGCCCGGGAGTTCGAGGAGGTGCTCCATTGGCTGTACGAGGTCTCCCTTTCCTACCCCTTCCATGTAAAGACCACCGAAGCCCACCACTTTCGCCGGGTGGTGTTAGAGAAGCGGAGGGAACTGGGGGCCCAGGACCGGGCCCTGGCGGCAGGAGAGAGCCTCTACCAGGAGTATTTCCAGGATGGCATGGAGCACTCCCGGCTTGGGGTTACGGATGGGAACGGCTTTGTCTTCGTGTCCGCCACCGGGGATGTGGCCCCTTCGGGGTTCTTGCCGGTTTATGCCGGCAACATCCGGGAGAAGCCTCTTCTGGAGATTTATCGACACAGCTCCCTCTTTCTGGAACTCCGCAACAAGGACCTTCTCAAAGGGAAGTGCAGGGTCTGCGAGTACCGCTATGTGTGTGGGGGGAGCCGGGCCAGGGCCTGGGCGGAAACCGGGGATTATCTGGCCAGCGAGCCCCGATGCGTGTATGTGCCCCCGGCTTGGTTGGAGAAAGTGGGCAAGGTTCCAAGGGCGGGCGCCTAG
- a CDS encoding MarR family winged helix-turn-helix transcriptional regulator, with translation MGASQGQRREETLLALLERLAQVERALLTRQAYHLGLTTLQAQLLMHLSERPQGVVSLAELLSLTPATVSEALSSLEGKGLLFRTKDPKDGRRWILQPTEDGLHLIQALKSYSDPLLQALQGVPNREGLLLGLMELLAELVRQGTVPETGLCLTCRYLRREEGFFCSLLRLALTPLDLRLACPDHTPA, from the coding sequence GTGGGCGCTTCGCAAGGCCAACGTAGAGAGGAAACGCTCCTCGCCCTTTTGGAGCGCCTGGCCCAGGTGGAGCGGGCCCTCCTCACCCGACAGGCCTACCACCTGGGCCTTACGACCCTACAAGCCCAACTTCTCATGCACCTTTCTGAGAGGCCTCAGGGAGTGGTGTCCCTGGCAGAACTCCTCTCCCTGACCCCAGCCACGGTGAGCGAGGCCCTAAGCAGCTTAGAGGGCAAAGGGCTTCTCTTCCGAACCAAGGACCCCAAGGATGGCCGGCGCTGGATTCTACAGCCCACGGAGGATGGGCTCCACCTAATCCAAGCCTTGAAAAGCTATTCTGACCCCCTGCTACAGGCCCTACAGGGCGTACCCAATCGGGAGGGCCTACTCTTAGGACTGATGGAGCTTCTGGCGGAGCTGGTGCGCCAAGGAACGGTGCCCGAGACCGGCCTTTGCCTTACCTGCCGCTATTTGCGGCGAGAAGAGGGTTTTTTCTGCTCCCTCCTCCGCCTGGCCCTAACGCCTTTGGACCTTCGCCTCGCCTGCCCGGACCACACCCCCGCCTAA
- a CDS encoding cytochrome P460 family protein yields the protein MRLKLPAFLGFTVLSFLVLAQYQYGSGQASPPTFPYPEGYRLWTHVKSMELKPGHPLYESFGGLHHIYVNQTGLKTYLEGKKDPFPKGTVIVFDLLEAKEEGNALLEGPRKLIGVMVKDPDRYRATGGWGYYAFGPDKKPLSIDPTSCHACHQGAANTDFVFSAFRP from the coding sequence ATGCGCCTGAAGCTACCGGCGTTCCTCGGCTTCACGGTCCTAAGCTTTTTGGTCTTAGCCCAGTACCAGTACGGGAGCGGCCAGGCTTCGCCACCCACCTTCCCCTATCCCGAGGGCTACCGGCTCTGGACCCACGTGAAGAGCATGGAGCTCAAACCCGGCCATCCCCTCTACGAGAGCTTCGGCGGCTTGCACCACATCTACGTGAACCAGACCGGGCTGAAGACCTACCTGGAAGGTAAGAAGGATCCCTTCCCCAAGGGCACGGTCATCGTCTTCGACCTCCTCGAGGCCAAGGAGGAAGGAAACGCCCTCCTGGAAGGCCCAAGAAAGCTTATCGGGGTAATGGTCAAGGATCCGGACCGGTATAGGGCCACGGGAGGCTGGGGGTACTACGCCTTTGGCCCCGACAAGAAACCCCTTAGCATCGACCCCACCTCTTGCCACGCCTGCCACCAGGGAGCCGCCAACACCGACTTCGTCTTCAGCGCCTTCCGGCCCTAA
- a CDS encoding DUF488 domain-containing protein, whose product MALKVKRIYDPASPEDGVRVLVDRLWPRGLSKEKAQVDWWAKELAPSDELRRFFAHDPEKYPEFLRRYRKELSAPSWLAPRRGPQRGHEQAALALAGGATFACGYLEGNPALERLRALIQEKTVALLFAAREEPYHNARALPEILGQEQEP is encoded by the coding sequence ATGGCTCTAAAAGTAAAGCGGATCTACGATCCAGCCTCACCAGAGGATGGGGTGCGGGTGTTGGTGGACCGCCTCTGGCCTCGAGGGCTTAGCAAGGAAAAGGCCCAGGTGGACTGGTGGGCCAAGGAACTCGCCCCCTCCGACGAGCTCCGCCGCTTCTTCGCCCACGACCCCGAGAAATACCCGGAGTTCCTCCGCCGCTACCGGAAGGAGCTAAGTGCCCCGTCGTGGCTTGCGCCACGACGGGGGCCCCAAAGAGGCCATGAGCAAGCCGCTTTGGCTTTGGCCGGTGGGGCAACCTTTGCGTGCGGGTACTTAGAGGGCAACCCCGCCTTGGAACGCCTCAGGGCCTTAATCCAAGAGAAGACCGTGGCCCTTCTCTTCGCTGCCAGAGAAGAGCCTTACCACAACGCCAGGGCCCTGCCGGAGATCCTGGGGCAGGAGCAGGAGCCTTGA
- a CDS encoding indolepyruvate ferredoxin oxidoreductase subunit alpha — MPHVICEPCIGVKDRSCQEVCPVECIYDAGEQLYIHPDECIDCGACVPACPVNAIYPEEDVPEPWRVYVERNRVWAHTLANVHVLEEPA; from the coding sequence ATGCCCCACGTGATCTGCGAGCCCTGCATCGGCGTTAAGGACCGTTCCTGCCAGGAGGTCTGTCCCGTGGAGTGCATCTACGACGCCGGAGAACAGCTTTACATCCACCCGGACGAGTGCATCGACTGTGGGGCCTGTGTGCCCGCCTGCCCGGTGAACGCCATCTACCCTGAGGAGGACGTGCCCGAGCCCTGGCGGGTGTACGTGGAGAGGAACCGGGTTTGGGCCCACACCTTGGCCAACGTCCACGTCCTCGAGGAGCCAGCTTAG
- the feoB gene encoding ferrous iron transport protein B, with translation MNCPRCDPPDNAALEAPSTRTKRWALVGGPNTGKSSLINALAGSQLSVGNWPGTTLERLSARLDLGPTQVELVDLPGTYSLLATSPEEALVARELLQHPPDLVLNVLDAGNLERSLVLTLELMELGLPMVLVVNLLDEAEAKGLKIDLEALEEALGLPVAGTVASRGQVAAVLPKAKEARIPSPKVRYPEPLEKAVDHLAPWIPNRGLALLALMGEENLPLSQEALEAVQRARESLKRMGHDPYLLALEGRYQKAREVYERAVHRQGSPAPLTERLDRLVLHPLLGLPLFLLALFLTFRFTFALSAPWVDFIGRTQEVLAGWSGALPLPPLLRSFLAEGLVAGVGTVLAFTPILFLLYLALAFLELSGFLARMAFVADRAMQWAGLPGKAFIPLVLGFGCNVPAIYATRALSHPLDRLRVALAIPFLACGARLPVFTLFAFVFFPQQAPLVVFGLYLLGLLVGLLTAFLLGRVLRADRGEGAMELPPYRFPPLRLLLRLSSARTGSFVQGAGGPILLAVLAIWGLLHIPLLGQSPYALLAQGLTPLFRPLGVEDWRLVGALIPGFVAKEVVVGTLGVSFLGGETLAPMGLWEGLRNLGEGLVQATQGTLQGLTSLLTVNLSLTPEPTPLQAALKEAASPSGALAYLVFVLLYTPCVSTLAALRQVVGPRWSALAVGYQLSVAYLLALLAHRVVP, from the coding sequence ATGAACTGCCCCCGGTGCGACCCACCCGATAACGCCGCCCTGGAGGCCCCCTCCACCCGCACGAAACGCTGGGCCCTGGTGGGTGGGCCCAACACCGGAAAATCCTCCCTCATCAACGCCCTGGCGGGAAGCCAGCTCTCGGTGGGCAACTGGCCGGGGACCACCTTGGAGCGCCTTTCCGCCCGCCTGGACCTGGGGCCGACCCAGGTGGAGCTGGTGGACCTCCCCGGCACCTATAGCCTTCTTGCCACCTCGCCCGAGGAGGCCCTGGTGGCCCGCGAGCTCCTGCAGCACCCCCCGGACCTGGTCCTCAACGTCCTGGACGCGGGCAACCTGGAAAGGAGCCTGGTCCTCACCCTGGAACTCATGGAGCTTGGGTTGCCCATGGTCCTGGTGGTCAACCTCCTGGACGAGGCGGAGGCCAAGGGCTTAAAGATTGACCTCGAGGCCCTGGAGGAAGCCCTGGGGTTGCCCGTGGCCGGCACCGTGGCCAGCCGAGGCCAGGTGGCGGCAGTCTTGCCCAAGGCGAAGGAGGCCCGCATCCCCAGCCCCAAGGTGCGCTATCCCGAGCCCCTGGAGAAGGCAGTAGACCACCTTGCTCCTTGGATTCCCAATCGGGGCCTGGCCCTTTTGGCCCTCATGGGGGAGGAAAACCTCCCCCTATCCCAAGAGGCGCTGGAGGCCGTTCAAAGGGCACGGGAAAGCTTGAAGCGCATGGGCCACGACCCCTACCTCCTGGCCCTGGAGGGGCGCTACCAGAAGGCCCGCGAGGTCTACGAGAGGGCAGTTCACCGTCAGGGGAGCCCTGCCCCCCTGACGGAACGGCTGGACCGCCTGGTCCTCCACCCCCTCTTGGGCCTGCCCCTCTTTCTCTTGGCCCTGTTCCTCACCTTCCGCTTCACCTTTGCCCTGTCCGCCCCCTGGGTGGATTTCATCGGCCGGACGCAGGAGGTTCTGGCGGGGTGGAGCGGGGCCCTTCCTCTTCCCCCTCTCCTGCGCTCCTTCCTGGCGGAAGGGCTGGTGGCCGGGGTGGGGACGGTCCTCGCCTTCACCCCTATCCTTTTCCTCCTCTACCTGGCCCTGGCCTTTTTAGAGCTTTCCGGGTTTCTAGCCCGCATGGCCTTTGTGGCCGACCGGGCCATGCAGTGGGCGGGACTGCCCGGCAAGGCCTTCATCCCTCTGGTCTTGGGGTTCGGCTGTAACGTGCCCGCCATCTACGCCACCCGGGCCCTCTCCCACCCCTTGGACCGCTTGCGGGTGGCCCTGGCCATCCCCTTCCTGGCCTGCGGGGCGAGGCTTCCCGTCTTCACCCTCTTCGCCTTCGTCTTCTTCCCCCAGCAGGCCCCCCTGGTGGTCTTCGGCCTCTACCTCCTGGGCCTCCTGGTGGGTCTTCTCACCGCCTTCCTCCTGGGGCGGGTGCTGCGGGCCGACCGGGGGGAAGGGGCCATGGAGCTCCCCCCCTACCGCTTCCCACCCCTGAGGCTCCTCCTCCGCCTCTCCTCGGCCCGCACGGGGAGCTTCGTGCAAGGGGCTGGGGGACCCATTCTGCTGGCAGTCCTTGCCATCTGGGGTCTTCTACACATCCCGCTCTTGGGGCAAAGCCCCTACGCCCTCCTCGCCCAGGGCCTCACCCCCCTCTTCCGTCCCTTGGGGGTGGAGGACTGGCGGCTGGTGGGGGCCCTCATCCCCGGGTTCGTGGCCAAGGAGGTGGTGGTGGGTACCCTGGGGGTGAGCTTCCTGGGAGGGGAAACCCTAGCCCCCATGGGCCTCTGGGAAGGGCTCCGCAACCTAGGAGAGGGCCTGGTCCAGGCAACCCAAGGCACCCTCCAAGGCCTGACCTCCCTCCTGACAGTGAACCTCTCCTTGACCCCAGAACCCACCCCCCTGCAGGCGGCCCTGAAGGAGGCCGCATCCCCCTCCGGGGCCCTGGCCTACCTGGTCTTCGTCCTCCTCTACACCCCCTGCGTGTCCACCCTAGCCGCCCTCCGGCAGGTGGTGGGCCCGCGCTGGAGTGCTTTGGCCGTGGGCTACCAGCTGAGCGTGGCCTACCTTCTGGCCCTCCTCGCCCACCGGGTGGTGCCGTGA
- a CDS encoding FeoA family protein, which produces MLSLAQLSPGHRARILQIPPEKKRLLALGLRPGAVVEILLKAPLGDPLEVRAGEAYLLVRRAEAKGILVEALSVAEPHELPPVRPTR; this is translated from the coding sequence ATGCTTTCCCTAGCCCAGCTTTCCCCTGGCCACCGGGCCCGCATCCTCCAGATCCCCCCGGAAAAGAAGCGGCTTCTCGCCCTGGGGTTAAGACCTGGGGCGGTGGTGGAGATCCTCCTCAAAGCTCCTTTGGGGGACCCCCTCGAGGTTCGGGCCGGGGAAGCCTACCTGCTTGTCCGCCGGGCTGAGGCCAAGGGGATATTGGTGGAAGCCCTGAGCGTTGCAGAACCCCATGAACTGCCCCCGGTGCGACCCACCCGATAA
- a CDS encoding Crp/Fnr family transcriptional regulator: MDLRQVPLFRDLALEDLKALEHEARARRLKRGEVLFLEGEPVRSLFVVERGLIKVYKLDPEGRKQVVLHLEGPGRVLAEVALFLERPTYPASAEALEDSQVLAIPKERFFQLVEARPPLARALIRYLARRQGQLLHLLDRLVFHEVRERLCEFLLDKLAQEGQGFHLPTNPELAALLGTVPEAVSRNLGQLYRQGLIQLRGRRVEIPNPQALVELIK, translated from the coding sequence ATGGACCTCAGGCAGGTTCCCCTCTTCCGAGACCTGGCCCTCGAGGACCTCAAGGCTTTGGAACACGAGGCCCGGGCCAGGCGGCTAAAGCGGGGGGAGGTGCTCTTCCTCGAGGGGGAGCCTGTGCGCTCCCTCTTCGTGGTGGAAAGGGGCCTCATCAAGGTGTACAAGCTGGACCCTGAGGGACGCAAGCAGGTGGTGCTCCACCTGGAAGGCCCAGGACGGGTCCTGGCCGAGGTGGCCCTCTTCCTGGAGCGGCCGACCTACCCCGCCAGCGCCGAGGCCCTGGAGGACAGCCAGGTCCTGGCCATTCCCAAGGAACGCTTCTTCCAGCTGGTGGAGGCCCGCCCTCCCTTGGCCCGGGCCCTCATCCGCTACCTGGCCCGTCGCCAGGGGCAGCTTCTCCACCTTCTGGACCGCCTGGTCTTCCATGAGGTGCGGGAGCGGCTTTGCGAGTTTCTCCTGGACAAGCTTGCCCAGGAGGGGCAGGGTTTTCACCTGCCCACCAACCCCGAGCTTGCCGCCCTTTTGGGCACCGTGCCCGAGGCGGTTTCCCGCAACCTGGGCCAGCTCTACCGCCAGGGCCTGATCCAGCTAAGGGGGCGGCGGGTGGAGATTCCCAACCCCCAAGCTTTGGTGGAGCTGATCAAGTGA